A genomic segment from Corylus avellana chromosome ca5, CavTom2PMs-1.0 encodes:
- the LOC132180876 gene encoding histone-lysine N-methyltransferase, H3 lysine-9 specific SUVH4: MMALQSQKCVENSTKFEAPEFSRRESVRIKDKRIAEKELRVRQRVELLNEQPDVSGEGGRRKRIKHCYSRRASVKNAHGEVEKISEGFGAGDKPMNLSLEAENRAVSENGTASTLEKSDYAKVKETLRVFNKHYLHFVQEEEKRCGKVEAERKASKASKSKKRVAREEKNSKPSKGSKSKIQAAPEDTKNRTKRPDLKAVSKMMEANEILNPVKRIGDVPGIKVGHQFYARAEMVAVGFHSHWLNGIDYMGQSYSKGEYRNYTFPVAVAIVLSGMYEDDLDNADDVVYTGQGGHNLTGNKHQIQDQKMERGNLALKNCVEQHVPVRVIRGHESKSSYTGKVYTYDGLYKVVKYWAEKGLSGFTVFKYCLRRLEGQPLLTTNQVHFTRGRVPQSVSEIRGLVCEDITGGQEVLPIPATNLVDDPPVEPTGFTYCKSIQVVKNVQLPNNASGCNCKGMCVDPKTCGCAMLNGSDFPYVSRDGGRLIEAKDVVFECGPKCGCGPDCVNRTSQRGLKYRLEVFRTPKKGWAVRSWDFIPSGAPVCEYTGTLMRTQDLDSVSENNYIFEIDCLQTMRGLGGRERRFRDVPVPTSISEPTVISSDRPDDLRSENVPEFCIDAGSTGNIARFINHSCEPNLFVQCVLSSHHDIKLARVMLFAADNIPPLQELTYDYGYALDSVSGPDGKIQQMACYCGAADCKKRLF, encoded by the exons ATGATGGCCTTGCAATCGCAGAAATGCGTGGAGAACAGCACAAAATTCGAAGCACCGGAGTTCTCGAGAAGAGAGAGCGTTAGGATAAAGGATAAGCGGATAGCCGAGAAGGAGCTCCGGGTGCGTCAGAGAGTAGAGCTACTAAATGAGCAGCCAGACGTTTCTGGGGAAGGAGGCAGACGAAAAAGAATCAAACATTGCTACTCAAGGAGGGCTTCCGTTAAAAATGCGCACGGAGAGGTGGAGAAGATCTCCGAGGGTTTCGGGGCAGGGGACAAGCCGATGAATCTGAGCTTGGAAGCGGAAAATAGGGCTGTTAGTGAGAACGGTACAGCGAGTACACTTGAGAAGAGTGACTATGCAAAGGTGAAGGAGACGCTGAGAGTGTTCAACAAGCACTATCTCCATTTCGTGCAG GAAGAGGAAAAACGGTGTGGCAAAGTGGAAGCTGAAAGGAAAGCCTCCAAAGCTTCAAAATCTAAG AAACGGGTTGCACGAGAAGAGAAAAATTCCAAACCCTCAAAAGGTTCAAAATCTAAG ATACAGGCTGCACCAGAAGACACAAAGAACAGGACCAAGCGACCTGATCTGAAGGCTGTATCTAAG ATGATGGAGGCTAATGAAATCTTGAACCCTGTGAAAAGAATTGGTGATGTTCCAG GAATTAAGGTTGGGCATCAGTTCTATGCACGGGCTGAAATGGTTGCTGTTGGTTTTCACAGTCACTGGCTGAACGGGATTGATTATATGGGGCAGAGTTACAGTAAAGGG gAGTATAGGAACTACACGTTCCCAGTTGCAGTTGCCATTGTTTTGTCCGGGATGTATGAAGATGACCTTGATAATGCTGATGATGTTGTGTATACTGGTCAAGGTGGACATAATTTAACTGGCAATAAGCATCAGATCCAAGACCAAAAGATGGAGCGTGGAAATTTGGCACTCAAG AACTGTGTGGAGCAACATGTGCCTGTTAGAGTCATTCGTGGCCATGAATCTAAAAGCAGTTACACCGGTAAAGTTTACACATATGATGGATTGTACAAG GTTGTGAAGTACTGGGCAGAGAAGGGTCTTTCTGGATTTACCGTGTTTAAGTATTGCCTAAGGCGGCTTGAAGGGCAGCCACTATTGACCACTAACCAg GTTCACTTTACTCGTGGGCGTGTACCTCAGTCTGTTTCAGAAATACGTGG GTTGGTTTGCGAGGACATCACTGGTGGTCAAGAGGTTCTTCCCATTCCAGCTACTAATTTGGTTGATGATCCACCTGTTGAACCCACAG GTTTCACGTATTGCAAGTCTATTCAAGTTGTGAAAAATGTTCAGCTTCCCAATAATGCTTCTGGATGCAATTGCAAAGGAATGTGTGTGGACCCCAAGACCTGTGGTTGTGCTATGCTTAATGGCTCTGACTTCCCTTATGTATCACGTGATGGTGGAAG ATTAATTGAAGCCAAGGATGTTGTCTTCGAATGTGGTCCAAAATGTGGCTGCGGACCAGATTGTGTGAACCGTACTTCTCAGAGAGGCCTGAAGTATCGACTCGAG GTTTTCCGCACTCCAAAGAAAGGGTGGGCTGTTCGATCTTGGGACTTCATACCTTCTGGGGCACCAGTTTGTGAGTACACGGGAACACTTATGCGGACTCAGGATTTAGATAGTGTCTCAgagaataattatatttttgagatTGATTGCTTGCAAACAATGAGGGGCCTTGGTGGAAGAGAG AGGCGATTTCGGGATGTACCTGTACCAACAAGCATTTCTGAACCAACAGTCATTTCTTCAGACAGGCCTGATGATCTGAGATCTGAAAATGTACCAGAGTTTTGCATTGATGCAGGGTCCACTGGGAATATTGCGAGGTTTATTAATCACAGCTGTGAGCCTAATCTTTTTGTCCAATGTGTTTTGAGCTCACACCACGACATCAAACTTGCTCGAGTAATGCTATTTGCGGCAGACAACATACCTCCTTTGCag GAGCTGACATACGACTATGGCTATGCGCTTGATAGTGTCTCTGGTCCGGATGGAAAGATACAACAGATGGCCTGTTACTGTGGTGCAGCAGATTGCAAGAAGCGCTTATTCTAG
- the LOC132182358 gene encoding N-alpha-acetyltransferase MAK3-like, which translates to MVVYNTKLRLLVSLCSNVFICDRLSLKPCLPASYWLYYCVLLIFRLRFPHIAATELVSRSIKVMMESGCEEVTLEAEVTNKGALALYGRLGFIRAKRLFHYYLNGVDAFRLKLLFPCPELYPSLPMMAKTEDSHCHDDHIQPEERSELHQHL; encoded by the exons ATGGTGGTCTATAATACAAAATTGAGGCTACTAGTTTCTCTATGCAGTAATGTGTTCATTTGTGATAGACTCTCTCTAAAACCTTGCTTACCTGCATCTTATTGGCTATATTATTGTGTTCTGTTAATATTTAGGTTGAGATTTCCTCATATTGCAGCTACGGAACTTGTTAGCAGATCTATCAAAGTGATGATGGAATCAGGTTGTGAAGAG GTAACGTTGGAAGCAGAAGTGACAAATAAAGGAGCGCTAGCCCTGTATGGCCGTCTTGGGTTTATTAGGGCAAAACGGCTCTTCCACTACTACTTGAATGGAGTTGATGCTTTCCGTCTGAAGCTGTTATTCCCTTGTCCGGAGTTATACCCCTCCCTGCCTATGATGGCAAAGACAGAAGACAGCCACTGCCATGACGATCACATACAACCTGAAGAACGTTCTGAGCTACATCAacacttgtaa